From a single Silene latifolia isolate original U9 population chromosome 6, ASM4854445v1, whole genome shotgun sequence genomic region:
- the LOC141587056 gene encoding 1-aminocyclopropane-1-carboxylate oxidase homolog 5-like has translation MLEWDKEVTLLAERLGGLLTEGLGLNSDKLKGTPLLERRAVAGHYYPRCPEPNKTIGTGAHTDYTMFTILLQNMVGGLQVENDGKWTDLKPVHGALVINIGDLFQILSNDKYKSGAHRVYANPWEKPRVSIATFFSPRFDDENLCGPFDELTSPENPALFRQFKVSELIEKFIARKPGSMSLADHFRV, from the coding sequence ATGCTAGAGTGGGATAAAGAGGTGACACTATTAGCCGAACGACTAGGAGGGCTATTGACCGAAGGCTTGGGACTAAATTCCGATAAATTGAAGGGAACACCACTTTTGGAAAGGAGAGCCGTGGCGGGACACTATTATCCACGTTGTCCCGAGCCCAACAAAACCATTGGGACCGGTGCTCATACCGATTATACCATGTTCACTATATTGCTCCAAAATATGGTGGGTGGACTTCAAGTCGAGAATGATGGTAAATGGACCGATCTCAAACCCGTTCATGGTGCTCTAGTTATCAACATTGGCGACTTATTCCAGATATTGTCGAATGATAAGTACAAGAGTGGGGCACATCGTGTATATGCTAATCCTTGGGAGAAGCCGCGGGTGTCAATTGCTACCTTCTTCAGTCCAAGGTTTGACGATGAGAACTTGTGTGGACCTTTTGATGAGTTAACTTCACCCGAAAATCCAGCCTTATTCAGGCAATTTAAAGTTTCGGAATTGATTGAGAAGTTTATCGCCAGGAAGCCTGGCAGCATGTCTTTGGCCGATCACTTTCGAGTTTGA
- the LOC141586026 gene encoding 1-aminocyclopropane-1-carboxylate oxidase homolog 4-like isoform X1, translating to MEILTTNVYDKQPKEPIYDRRKESEAFGKTRLGVKGLVDSGITRIPRMFHHPPETLFYYEKTENNDPNLEIPVIDMSMDHAKVVEQLRDASTKYGFFQVINHVVPVSHLDRLLDVVQAVHELPDEEKKRQYREDILASGPGFGFSSYHDLFEYMAASWCDTISVRLSPNPVDPMDIPEVCRNEVLEWDKEVTVLAERLGELLSEGLGLNSDKLKGTPLLERKGMVGHYYPQCPEPNKTIGTASHTDLGMFTILIQDMVGGLQVEYDGKWIDLKPVHGALVVNIGDLFQILSNDKYKSGAHRVYANPWEKPRVSIATFLSPPFEDENLYGPFEELTSPENPALYKQLKFSDMLEKFMARNASSMSMVDHFRL from the exons ATGGAAATCCTCACTACCAACGTTTACGATAAACAACCAAAAGAACCGATATATGATCGACGTAAAGAATCGGAAGCGTTCGGAAAAACTAGACTCGGAGTTAAAGGTCTAGTTGATTCAGGCATAACTCGAATCCCTCGAATGTTTCACCACCCACCCGAAACTCTATTCTACTACGAAAAAACCGAAAACAACGACCCTAATCTCGAAATACCAGTCATTGACATGTCGATGGACCATGCTAAGGTAGTCGAACAACTACGAGACGCTTCaacaaaatatggatttttccaAGTGATTAACCATGTTGTGCCAGTGTCTCACCTCGACCGACTGCTCGATGTTGTACAAGCAGTACACGAGCTTCCGGACGAGGAAAAGAAGAGACAGTATCGAGAAGATATTCTAGCGAGTGGTCCTGGTTTCGGGTTTTCGTCGTATCATGACTTGTTTGAGTATATGGCTGCTAGTTGGTGTGATACTATTTCGGTTCGGTTGTCTCCTAATCCTGTTGATCCCATGGATATTCCTGAAGTTTGCAG GAACGAAGTGTTAGAGTGGGACAAAGAGGTGACGGTCTTAGCCGAACGACTAGGGGAGCTGTTATCCGAAGGCTTAGGACTAAATTCCGATAAATTGAAGGGAACACCACTTTTGGAAAGAAAAGGCATGGTTGGACACTACTATCCACAATGTCCTGAGCCTAACAAAACTATTGGGACCGCTTCTCATACCGATCTTGGCATGTTTACTATACTGATCCAAGATATGGTTGGGGGACTTCAGGTCGAGTATGATGGTAAATGGATCGATCTCAAACCTGTTCATGGTGCTCTCGTGGTTAACATTGGCGACTTGTTTCAG ATATTGTCGAATGATAAGTACAAGAGCGGGGCACATCGTGTATATGCTAATCCTTGGGAGAAGCCGCGAGTGTCAATCGCGACCTTCCTCAGCCCACCGTTTGAAGATGAGAACTTGTATGGACCTTTTGAAGAGTTAACTTCACCCGAAAATCCAGCTTTGTATAAGCAGCTTAAATTTTCGGATATGCTTGAGAAGTTTATGGCTAGGAATGCTAGCAGCATGTCTATGGTCGATCACTTTCGACTCTGA
- the LOC141586026 gene encoding 1-aminocyclopropane-1-carboxylate oxidase homolog 5-like isoform X2 — MEILTTNVYDKQPKEPIYDRRKESEAFGKTRLGVKGLVDSGITRIPRMFHHPPETLFYYEKTENNDPNLEIPVIDMSMDHAKVVEQLRDASTKYGFFQVINHVVPVSHLDRLLDVVQAVHELPDEEKKRQYREDILASGPGFGFSSYHDLFEYMAASWCDTISVRLSPNPVDPMDIPEVCRNEVLEWDKEVTVLAERLGELLSEGLGLNSDKLKGTPLLERKGMVGHYYPQCPEPNKTIGTASHTDLGMFTILIQDMVGGLQVEYDGKWIDLKPVHGALVVNIGDLFQILSNDKNKSRAHSVILSNDKDKKILKKVNTK; from the exons ATGGAAATCCTCACTACCAACGTTTACGATAAACAACCAAAAGAACCGATATATGATCGACGTAAAGAATCGGAAGCGTTCGGAAAAACTAGACTCGGAGTTAAAGGTCTAGTTGATTCAGGCATAACTCGAATCCCTCGAATGTTTCACCACCCACCCGAAACTCTATTCTACTACGAAAAAACCGAAAACAACGACCCTAATCTCGAAATACCAGTCATTGACATGTCGATGGACCATGCTAAGGTAGTCGAACAACTACGAGACGCTTCaacaaaatatggatttttccaAGTGATTAACCATGTTGTGCCAGTGTCTCACCTCGACCGACTGCTCGATGTTGTACAAGCAGTACACGAGCTTCCGGACGAGGAAAAGAAGAGACAGTATCGAGAAGATATTCTAGCGAGTGGTCCTGGTTTCGGGTTTTCGTCGTATCATGACTTGTTTGAGTATATGGCTGCTAGTTGGTGTGATACTATTTCGGTTCGGTTGTCTCCTAATCCTGTTGATCCCATGGATATTCCTGAAGTTTGCAG GAACGAAGTGTTAGAGTGGGACAAAGAGGTGACGGTCTTAGCCGAACGACTAGGGGAGCTGTTATCCGAAGGCTTAGGACTAAATTCCGATAAATTGAAGGGAACACCACTTTTGGAAAGAAAAGGCATGGTTGGACACTACTATCCACAATGTCCTGAGCCTAACAAAACTATTGGGACCGCTTCTCATACCGATCTTGGCATGTTTACTATACTGATCCAAGATATGGTTGGGGGACTTCAGGTCGAGTATGATGGTAAATGGATCGATCTCAAACCTGTTCATGGTGCTCTCGTGGTTAACATTGGCGACTTGTTTCAG ATATTGTCGAATGATAAGAACAAGAGCAGGGCACATAGTGTGATATTGTCAAATGATAAAGAcaagaaaattttaaaaaaagttAATACTAAATAA